Below is a genomic region from Syntrophorhabdus sp..
GGACGGGAAAAGAACGTGACGGAACAGGCCTTTTATGAGATAGCGCTGATCCTCAGCCTTGCCGCGGTCCTCGGAGCGGTGGGGATGCTGCTGAGGCAGCCCCTTATCGTCGCCTTCCTGGCGACGGGCATTCTCGCCGGTCCCGCCGGCCTTTCCCTTATCCAGAGCCACGGGCAGATAGAGCTCCTGGCACAGATCGGGA
It encodes:
- a CDS encoding sodium:proton exchanger, coding for MTEQAFYEIALILSLAAVLGAVGMLLRQPLIVAFLATGILAGPAGLSLIQSHGQIELLAQIG